One region of Chryseobacterium muglaense genomic DNA includes:
- a CDS encoding GMC family oxidoreductase, producing the protein MANFASSKNLGNGYPTPGPQRPDIQDIMNHAYFLTDGQWKEAKENNSYDYVIIGSGFCGYAFAKRILEKDKEAKILMVERGGFLLPTHFQNLGASYKKLVGPISETFPWSLSQSTMLEKAPYRVTQHGMLPYFGGRSFLWSAWCPQPEKAQAEKWSPVLFNSLTQKNGETSYFDDAIKLLHVHKSNALPFSKNLKKLGLENNLDQLRLPEYGTLQDIIHNLFAKNKDDFNSQSVTRAKLMKVEYASLACGDGENKGIDFNKFSTPTAILNLVDSTAFPTQNVDSDTEKRRKEGNSMYPNRLHILTECVVEEILNENNQAYGLLTSRGTIALNNAELILATGTMPPATLIQKSFNHQSAGKHFTAHTISAITARVKKDKLSELTENANLQMGAIYLPFFAENGQQFHIQLSIIHDPNPNKNQELAMRYMPDVVSTASPEQLKDSENYVILVCAILGELDIHNEYASFNANKDSDATTGSLLRCNPSLKDKKTWDDMGKTTYDILDYLFDDPEYWYSDLNYYQECHVSGTDFLPERYAIQNSWVKKEERTRYPHVPAMVHEGSTLPIENNNVDSDNKKIEAVVNLDYQLINQGKPVSNLFITGASLWAQSGAWNPTLTMTAMALQLADKRISAKEKQQTTSENTESTAILELIDQSKF; encoded by the coding sequence ATGGCAAATTTTGCATCATCAAAAAATCTTGGGAATGGATATCCAACTCCAGGACCTCAGCGACCTGACATTCAGGACATCATGAATCATGCTTATTTCTTAACAGACGGTCAGTGGAAAGAAGCAAAAGAAAATAATTCTTATGACTATGTAATTATTGGCTCAGGCTTCTGCGGATATGCCTTTGCTAAAAGAATTTTAGAAAAAGACAAAGAAGCCAAAATTCTCATGGTGGAGCGTGGAGGCTTTTTACTACCAACCCATTTTCAAAATTTAGGGGCGAGCTATAAAAAATTGGTCGGGCCAATTTCTGAAACTTTTCCTTGGAGTTTATCTCAATCTACCATGTTGGAAAAAGCGCCTTACCGTGTAACGCAGCATGGAATGTTACCTTATTTTGGCGGCAGAAGCTTCTTGTGGAGTGCCTGGTGTCCTCAACCCGAAAAAGCGCAAGCCGAGAAATGGTCTCCGGTATTATTTAATTCTTTAACGCAAAAAAATGGTGAGACTTCTTACTTTGATGATGCGATTAAACTATTGCATGTTCATAAATCCAATGCATTGCCTTTTTCTAAGAATTTAAAAAAGTTGGGGCTGGAAAATAATTTAGATCAATTACGATTACCAGAATACGGGACATTGCAAGATATTATTCATAATCTATTTGCTAAAAACAAAGACGATTTTAACTCTCAAAGTGTGACGCGCGCAAAACTCATGAAGGTAGAATATGCGTCGTTGGCTTGTGGTGATGGTGAGAATAAAGGGATTGATTTTAACAAATTCTCAACCCCAACAGCTATTCTTAATTTGGTAGACAGCACGGCATTTCCAACCCAAAATGTGGATTCTGATACGGAAAAAAGAAGAAAAGAAGGCAATAGCATGTATCCCAACAGATTACATATTCTTACTGAATGTGTAGTAGAAGAAATTTTGAATGAAAATAATCAAGCTTATGGATTATTAACATCAAGAGGTACCATTGCATTGAATAATGCAGAATTGATATTAGCAACCGGAACCATGCCACCTGCAACGTTAATTCAGAAATCATTCAACCATCAATCGGCAGGTAAACATTTTACAGCTCATACAATTTCGGCTATTACAGCAAGAGTAAAGAAAGATAAATTATCAGAGTTAACAGAAAATGCCAATTTACAGATGGGAGCTATTTATCTGCCTTTCTTTGCAGAAAATGGTCAGCAATTTCATATTCAATTATCGATTATTCATGATCCAAATCCGAATAAAAATCAGGAGCTGGCAATGCGTTATATGCCTGATGTTGTATCTACTGCTTCTCCAGAACAATTGAAAGATTCTGAAAATTATGTAATATTAGTGTGTGCTATCTTGGGCGAATTAGATATTCATAATGAATACGCATCTTTTAACGCTAATAAAGATTCAGATGCGACTACAGGAAGTTTACTAAGATGTAATCCTAGCTTGAAGGATAAAAAAACCTGGGATGATATGGGTAAAACGACCTATGATATTCTTGATTATTTATTTGATGATCCAGAATATTGGTATAGTGATTTGAATTATTATCAAGAATGTCATGTAAGTGGCACCGATTTTTTACCTGAACGTTATGCAATCCAAAACTCATGGGTAAAAAAAGAAGAGCGTACAAGATATCCCCATGTACCGGCAATGGTACACGAAGGTTCTACTCTACCCATTGAAAATAATAATGTAGACAGTGATAATAAAAAAATTGAGGCAGTAGTAAATTTAGATTATCAACTGATCAATCAAGGCAAGCCTGTATCGAATTTATTCATAACAGGAGCTTCATTATGGGCGCAAAGCGGTGCCTGGAATCCTACTTTAACCATGACGGCAATGGCATTACAATTAGCGGATAAACGAATTTCGGCTAAAGAAAAGCAACAAACCACATCTGAAAATACAGAATCTACAGCTATTCTTGAATTAATTGATCAATCTAAATTTTAA
- a CDS encoding IS5 family transposase — translation MYPTDLTLTQWQFIKKTLDFDDRKRKHDLCIIWNAIYYIVKTGCQWRMLPSNYPKWQLVYYYYSKWSNLELFDLLLTNLREEVRVKRGQNAEASLGIIDSQSVRWGNNRSLNGFDGNKKVKGIKRHVVVDKNGFLLAVMVSVANFHDSKAALLLMRTLHYLLVSVKVILADGGYRGNVIEEIKNKFGYIIQLVLRSDNKEKLFKPVHKRWIVERTFSWFDNDRRLCRNYELLMENSENMVKLSAIKLLLNKI, via the coding sequence ATGTATCCAACAGACTTAACCCTTACTCAGTGGCAATTTATAAAAAAAACGCTTGATTTTGATGATAGAAAACGAAAACATGATTTATGTATTATCTGGAATGCTATTTATTATATCGTAAAAACAGGTTGTCAGTGGCGAATGCTCCCTTCAAATTATCCCAAATGGCAATTGGTTTACTATTATTACTCTAAATGGAGTAATTTGGAATTATTCGATTTACTTCTGACCAATTTAAGAGAAGAGGTACGAGTTAAGAGAGGACAAAATGCAGAAGCAAGTTTAGGAATTATAGACAGTCAGAGCGTTCGTTGGGGAAACAACCGCTCCTTGAATGGATTTGATGGTAATAAAAAAGTAAAAGGAATTAAGAGGCATGTTGTAGTAGATAAAAATGGATTTTTATTAGCAGTCATGGTAAGTGTAGCCAATTTTCACGATAGTAAAGCTGCTTTATTATTGATGAGAACACTCCATTATCTTTTGGTTTCGGTTAAAGTAATTTTAGCAGATGGGGGCTACAGAGGAAATGTTATTGAAGAAATAAAAAATAAGTTTGGTTACATTATTCAGCTTGTTTTACGCTCTGACAATAAAGAAAAACTCTTTAAGCCAGTACACAAAAGATGGATTGTTGAAAGAACGTTTTCTTGGTTTGATAATGACAGAAGACTTTGCCGAAATTATGAATTGCTAATGGAAAATTCTGAAAACATGGTCAAATTATCTGCTATAAAATTATTATTGAATAAAATTTAA
- a CDS encoding IS5 family transposase: protein MLGKIKPDLQQNLFKTRLTELINMEHPLVKLANEISWDEMEAEFEKLFSQGGRPSIAIRKIAGMLLLKEMFKESDETVVERWIENAYWQYFTGEDFFQTQQPFDPSNFVHFRKRIGEKGLEFLLGQSVSLHPKAKTEDEVQIDTTVQEKNITFPTDSKLAKKVIDNCVKIAEKEGVIQRQSYKRVSKQLLRDAYFGHHPRRQKKAKMARKKLRTIGKRVLRELERKLPSTILKDYEEVFRIYLKALTQERNTKDKIYSLHEPQVACIAKGKSGKAYEFGTKVAVVRGRKTGVISSIKRFSGNPHDSKTLEESLAQSERVRKSVGGTRPKKVSTDRGFRGIKLVEGTVILLPTKKEKTKYEQQVARLRFRARAAIEPCISHLKRNHSLGLNFLKGVAGDINNALLAGIGYNLKMRLNQIKEQIILWLEILLRTFLCKYNFQNEKRAF from the coding sequence ATGTTAGGTAAAATAAAACCAGATTTACAGCAAAATTTATTCAAGACCAGACTTACCGAACTCATTAATATGGAGCATCCGTTGGTAAAATTGGCAAACGAGATTTCTTGGGACGAGATGGAGGCAGAGTTTGAAAAACTATTTTCACAAGGCGGAAGACCTTCTATTGCTATCCGTAAAATAGCAGGAATGCTTTTACTTAAGGAAATGTTTAAAGAAAGCGACGAAACGGTTGTAGAAAGATGGATTGAGAATGCGTATTGGCAATATTTTACGGGCGAAGATTTTTTTCAGACCCAGCAGCCTTTTGATCCGAGCAATTTTGTACACTTTAGAAAGAGAATTGGCGAGAAGGGGTTAGAATTCCTTTTAGGACAAAGCGTTTCTCTTCATCCTAAAGCCAAAACAGAAGATGAAGTTCAGATTGACACTACGGTTCAGGAGAAGAATATTACGTTTCCTACGGATTCAAAATTGGCAAAAAAAGTAATAGACAATTGCGTAAAAATAGCTGAAAAAGAAGGGGTAATTCAAAGACAAAGTTATAAAAGAGTAAGCAAACAATTATTGCGAGATGCTTATTTTGGGCACCATCCGAGAAGACAGAAGAAGGCAAAAATGGCAAGGAAGAAACTCAGAACGATTGGCAAAAGAGTGCTTCGGGAATTGGAAAGAAAACTTCCTTCAACTATTTTGAAAGACTACGAAGAAGTTTTTAGAATTTACCTCAAAGCACTCACTCAAGAACGCAATACGAAAGACAAGATTTACAGTCTTCACGAACCTCAAGTGGCTTGTATTGCGAAAGGAAAATCGGGAAAGGCATACGAGTTTGGGACAAAAGTGGCGGTAGTTCGAGGAAGGAAAACAGGGGTCATCAGTTCCATAAAAAGATTTTCAGGCAATCCTCACGATAGCAAAACATTGGAAGAATCATTAGCACAAAGTGAGCGAGTAAGAAAATCCGTTGGAGGAACAAGACCTAAGAAAGTGAGTACAGACCGAGGTTTTAGAGGAATAAAATTAGTAGAAGGAACGGTAATTTTGCTTCCCACCAAAAAAGAAAAAACAAAATATGAGCAACAAGTTGCAAGATTGAGATTCCGAGCAAGAGCAGCGATAGAGCCTTGTATCTCCCATCTAAAAAGAAACCACTCCTTAGGATTAAACTTCCTTAAAGGAGTAGCTGGAGATATTAATAATGCCTTATTAGCAGGCATCGGATACAATCTGAAGATGAGATTGAACCAAATTAAAGAGCAAATCATTCTTTGGCTCGAAATTCTTCTCCGAACTTTTTTATGCAAGTATAATTTTCAAAATGAGAAACGAGCTTTTTAA
- a CDS encoding DUF4280 domain-containing protein has product MSENSSPHDSKHFVIPKGKAMCNKGTKFPNFKVTSHQKHYWNDEEGESDYLAVTEDDVMFNPPSVPFGNCSVKNGNPCAFAPAGKWQKTYDKVKVMGKSCVTEISELMCATGGKITVMKHGQTTAMTKHNVKNADPKEQQNINPLLSYKEFQEEQDDDLDVCK; this is encoded by the coding sequence ATGTCAGAAAATTCATCCCCACACGACAGTAAACATTTCGTTATCCCAAAAGGGAAAGCAATGTGCAATAAGGGAACAAAATTTCCAAACTTTAAAGTTACTTCTCATCAAAAACATTATTGGAATGATGAAGAAGGAGAATCTGATTATTTAGCGGTAACCGAAGATGATGTGATGTTTAATCCTCCTTCAGTTCCATTTGGAAACTGCTCGGTAAAAAATGGCAATCCTTGCGCTTTTGCACCTGCTGGAAAATGGCAGAAAACCTATGATAAAGTAAAAGTCATGGGAAAAAGTTGTGTGACGGAAATCTCTGAACTGATGTGTGCCACAGGCGGAAAAATAACGGTAATGAAGCATGGGCAAACTACTGCAATGACCAAGCATAATGTAAAAAATGCCGACCCGAAAGAACAGCAAAACATCAACCCTTTGCTTAGTTACAAAGAATTTCAGGAGGAGCAGGATGATGATCTGGACGTTTGTAAATAA